TTCGATTGGTTCAGGCAATGCAGCCTCCGTCGGCACTTCTTCCTTTTGGCCGCATCCCGCAAGCGCGGTAATCATGGCCGTGCTCATTACTAACATTCCGAAACGTTTCATATTTTCATTCTCCTATCTGTTCGTTTAGCTGTTATGATTATAAGATATGATTGCGAAATTTCTATGAAGTTTCAACAACTTTTTGAAACTTCATGTGAATTTCACATCTTTTACGGAAAATTAACCTATAACGATTTAATGAAATGAGGAGTTCCCATGAGTTACCAATTACTAGTCATTGATGATGAACCGCAAATGCGGGATTTAATTCGCATGATTTTAGAAGATGCGGGATACAGTGTACTCGAAGCAAGCGATGGCATTCACGCATTATCCTTCATCAAACAGCATGATGTGGATTTATGTATCGTGGATGTGATGATGCCTTACATGGATGGATTCACGTTCGCCGAGGAATTGAAGCGCTCTTCTTCCATTCCATTGATATTCCTTTCTGCGAGGGGTGAGGAATGGGATAAAGTGCAAGGTTTGAAACTGGGCGGAGACGATTACATCGTGAAACCGTTCTTGCCGCGTGAACTGGTTGCCCGCATTGAAGCTGTATTGCGCAGAACGTATCGCCGTAATCCAGACCCGCTGATCATGCAGGCAGGCCCTTTGACAATCAATGAAGATTCCTACACAGCACATCTGGACGGAAAACCCCTTAATTTAACATTGAAAGAATTCGGCCTGCTGCTATTGCTTGTCAAACATAAAGGGCGTGCGTATTCCCGTGAGCAATTACTTGAATTAATTTGGGGGGACGATCATCAAAGCAGTGAGCGGACAATTGATACACATATTAAAACACTGCGCTTAAAACTTGGCGATGCCGGCGAAATGATTGAGACGGTATGGGGGATCGGCTATAAATTAGAGGATCCCGATGAATAATCTCAATTTAAGCAAAAAAATGATGATTGTCTTTCTCGGAAGCATCACCTGTACGATTTTATTTTCATTTTTTTTCATTCATTATTTATATACCGATTTGTACAAAGAACAAATCAAGGAATCGATCATGTATCAGGGCAGCAGAACGGCAGCGCATTATCATTACGGCGAACTCAGTGATTCCATTATAGAAAAAATTCAATGGTATAACATTGTTTCGGAATATGAAATTATCGTAGTCGACCGTCTTGATGATTTAACGTCTTACTTCCCCTATCAGCTGGATTACCAATCACTGATCAATGACAGCGACGAGAAATCATTGGAAATGGGACAGCCCGTCATGAAGGAAGGTTTTGTTGAAGAGCTGAACCGAGAAATCTTCGGCGGAATTTTCCCGATCAAAGGGGAAAACGGGCTGATTGGCTTTATTTATATTTATGTTCCGCTTGCTGCCATCCAAGATGTGTTTCATGACAGTCTGCCGCTTATGCTGCTTGTAGGCAGTGCATTTTTTCTCATCCTGTTTTACATTTTGCAGCGTGTCTGGCGCTCACTGTTTGAGCCGCTGCAGACATTGCAGACATATTCAGAAGAAGTGTCTAAAGGCGATTATTCTAACCGGCTCAATACAGACCGGACGGATGAAATCGGCAAGCTTTCAGCCGCATTTGATTCGATGAGCCGTTCTCTGGAAGAACAGGATCAGCGCAAGAAAGATTTCACTTCTAATATTGTCCACGAGCTGCGGACGCCTTTAACGTATATTAGCGGCTATGCACAACTTTCACGCGACAAGATCGATGCATCACCTGAAGAGGTAAAACAATATTTATCGACGATCGAAAAAGAAACAGAACGCTTAAAAAAGCTCATTCATGACTTAGTCGAATTAAATCACCTGGAACAGGATCTGTATACATTAGAGCATGAGCCAATTGCCATTGCCCAGCTGCTGCTCGATACACTGGAGTTATTTACAGTCCGGCTGCGTGATAAAGGGATTCAGTTACAGACCGCGATTGATGAAGAGTGTATTGTAGAAGGTGATCCGAAACGGCTGCAGCAGGTATTTTATAATACGATTGATAATGCGGCGAAGTACGCGGAGCACTCGATTTCTATTGATCTGACAGCCACTAAATCAGGCGTGCAATATCGGATTACAAATGACGGAATTACAATCGAAGACGAAGATGTAGAACGGATCGGGGAACGGTTTTTCCGTACAGATAAAGCACGGAACAGGACGACGGGCGGGACAGGACTCGGGTTATCGATCGTGAAAGAAATCGTTCGCCTGCATAAAGGGTCGTTCACGATTTCTAATAAAATGAATGAAACAACGGTCACCATCGAATTGGCGGAGCAAAATCAAAGGAGTGAAAGCTGATGAAACGACTGGTCCCTTTTATGCTGCTGCTCACCTTGCTGATCGGCGGCTGCAGTGAGCCTCTGGAACGCGGAAAACATGTCCGTGAATTCTCTTTCACCGATCAGGACGGAAAGCCATTCCATTCAGAGTCACTCAACGGCACACCATGGATTGCAGATTTCATTTTCACAAACTGCACTACTATTTGTTCCACACTGACAAGTGAAATGGCGGATGTGCAGAAGGACTTGAAAGACCGCGGCATTGACGTGAATTTCGTTTCCTTTTCAGTAGATCCTGAGAATGACACACCGAGAGCACTGAAAGACTATATTGCTAATTTCACAGAGGATGAATCTAACTGGCACTTGCTCACCGGCTACTCGCAGCAGGAAATCGAAGCGTTTGCGCGTGAAGAGTTTCAGTCGTTTGTTTTGAAGCATGAATCTTCCACACAAGTAGTCCATGGCACAAATTTTTATTTATTGGATGGTGAGGGCTATATTATCAAGGAATATAACTTCTCAAACGAGTCATTTAAAGAGGAGTTGGCAGCTGATTTGAAGCGGCTGAAACATTGATCGGGTTGCGTGACGAATTTCGCTGATTCCGCTATACTATGTAATGAAAGCAGGTGTACGTGTTGGATTCTCGTTATTGGAAAGTCGGTTTTTTTGCGTCATTGATTTCATTCGTGCTGCTCATTTTGGGCGTTCGCACGATCTTGGGACATGACCTGGTCGTCAATAACTACTTAACATTTGCCGTATTCGGCCTGATTGTCGGCATAGTAAGTTCGCTCTTGCTCTTTTATCAGCTGCCGATCGCATTTAAGATGTTTATGGTGACACTCGTTTTGGCATTTGCAGAAATGTTCCGCAGCTTCCTCATGATGGATAATGAATTCTCTGAAGCAATTGGTATATTATCATTGTTTATCATTTCGTCATTTGGACTGGCCATTTCCGTAATTGTTCAATTTATCGTTAAATTGTTGCGCAAAAAGTAACAACCGGTTGGAGATTATTCTCCGACCGGTTGTTTTTTTGCTGTTTTAATTTGCTTGCTGCGTAACTGACCGCATGCTGCATCAATATCCGTTCCATTCTCCAGGCGCACGCCGCAATTGATCCCCTTGCGTTTAAGTGCCTCATAAAACGATTTGATTGCCTGCGGTTCACTGCGCTGATACTGTCCATGCTCATCAACAGGGTTATATGGAATCAGATTCACATACGAGAGATGGCGTTTATCTGCCAGCAGCCGGCCAAGTTCTTCCGCTTCTTTGACATGGTCATTGACATCGCGCAATAAAATATATTCAAACGTAATTCGGCGGTTAGTCTTTTCCAAGTAGTAATTAATGGAATCCATCAGCTTTTCAATCGGGAATGCCTTGTTGATCTTCATGATAGATGAACGCAATTCATTATTCGGCGCGTGTAATGATACCGCCAGATTGATCTGGATATTTTCATCCGCGAATTCCTTAATCTTTTCTGTCAAACCGCTTGTTGAAACAGTGATATGACGTGCACCGATTGACAGGCCTTTTTGATCGTTAACGATATGAAGGAAGTTCATCAGATTTGTATAGTTATCGAACGGTTCACCGATCCCCATTACGACGATGTGGCTGACACGCTCCTCTTCACCTTTACCATCCAGATGCTCTTGCACTTTCATGATTTGCCCCACGATTTCTCCTGCATCCAAGTCGCGATTTTTGCGCAGCAGCCCGCTTGCGCAGAAACTGCAGCCGATATTACAGCCGACTTGTGTTGTCACACAGACAGAGTAACCATACGGAAATTTCATCAGGACCGTTTCAATCAAATTGCCGTCGGTCATTTTAAAAAGAAATTTCACTGTGCCGTCTTGCGATACTTGCTTCACTGTTTGTTCCAGCGTTTGGATGGAGAAGTTCTCATCCAATAAGTTGCGCGTCTCTTGACTGATGTTTTTCATCTCATCAAATGACAGTACGCGTTTTTTGTAAAGCCAGTCCCACACTTGTGCAGCGCGGAACTTCTGTTGTCCGTTTTCTATAAAGAAGTTTGTCAATTGTTCGATTGTCAAACCGTATATGGATTTCTTCATGTAGTTTCCAGCCTCTTTTCAAAATTGCAATCTTGTAATTATACTACAAGATGCTGCAAAATGGAACAACTGATACGTTTTATGATTGTTCATTTCTGACGTTTTTGTCAGTTCTGAGTTTTAAGAAAAACGCCAGAAGGTTCAATGCTGCCAGGACAGCGAAAAAAATTCCCATTCCCGTATGTCCCGCAGCGATGCGGTCATAGGCAAAATACGCCATGACAAGACCGATGACAAGATCGATGATTTTTGAATTAAACAAGATGCTTCCCCCTTACTGATTCTCTCCACAGTATAGCAGAAAAATGCACCTGCAGCGGAAGTTTCATCCGGACAGGTGCATAGTTATAATGATTTATTTACACATTTGTTGCAGAAAGATTATGCTTTTCGATAAAATCAGCAAGAACCGTTTCAAGATTCGGACTGCCTACTTCTTTCAGATCATAATACACACGTGTGCATGGCTTATTAATAGTAATGACACGTGATAAATCCATCGGCGTTCCGATGATCACTGCATCTACATCCGCTGCATTAATCGTAGCTTCGAGATCTTTCAGCTGCTGGTCGCCGTATCCCATTGCCGGCAAGATATTTTCGATATGCTGATACTTATCGAACGTTGTGATCAGGCTGCCTACTGCATATGGACGCGGGTCAACGATTTCAGCTGCACCAAGACGCTGTGCTGCAATCACACCTGCACCCAGTTTCATCTCTCCGTGCGTCAGCGTCGGGCCGTCTTCTACTATCAAGACGCGCTTTCCTTTGATGATTTCAGGATTGTCCACTGTGATTTTAGATTCTGCCTTAATGATCGTGCTGTCCGGCGCTGCGAATTTAATATTGTTTTCGACAGTCTCGATTGCTTCCTCTGATGCGCTGTCGATTTTATTAATAATCGATACATCTGTCGTACGCAGGCAAACTTCGCCCGGATAATATTTCAATTCATGGCCAGGACGGTGCGGGTCAAGAACTGTGATCGCCAAGTCCGGCTCATAGAATGAAAAGTCATTGTTTCCGCCATCCCAAAGGATTACGTCACAGCCGTCCGGGTCATTTTCAGCGGCGTCAAGGATATCCTGATAATCAACGCCCGCATAAATAATGTTTCCGCGGTCCACGTGCGGCTCGTATTCTTCCATTTCTTCAATGGTGCACTTATGCTTCTTGAAATCTTCCACTGTTGCATAACGTTGAACACGCTGCTCAGCCAAGTTGCCATATGGCATTGGGTGACGGATTGCCACTACCTTCAAGTCATGCTCCAGTAATGTTTCAATAATTTTACGTGAAGTCTGGCTCTTCCCTGTACCTGTTCTGACTGCACAAACAGAAATAACCGGCTTGTTGCTCTTGATCATCGTTGCTTTTGAACCAAGCAGTGTGAAGTTTGCACCCGCTGAGTTGACAATTGCACCAATTCCCATAACTTTGTCATAGCTTAGGTCACTGTATGAGAATACACATTCATCAACTTTCAGTTCTTTAATTAATTCAGGAAGCTGATCCTGGGAATAAATCGGAATCCCTTCAGGATATAGTTCGCCGGCTAATTCAGCCGGATATTTACGTCCGTCGATGTCTGGAATCTGTGTCGCTGTAAACGCTACTACATTGTACTCTTCCTTATTACGGTAGTATGTATTGAAATTGTGAAAGTCTCTGCCTGCTGCACCAATGATGATTATATTTTTTGTTTTCATAAATTTATCTCTCCAATCGAGCTTCTTTTTATTATTATAAGACAGAATGTATAAAAATACAATAGAAAAGTTTTAAAATACATCAATTCGTATACATATACACCAGGGAACACTGTCAAACATTGACGTAAAGGCCGTTATATCAGCGGTTTAGGACGCTTTATACATCTTTATACAAATAAAAAACCATTCACGCATGAATGGTTTTTTATCGATTTATTCATCTATTCAATTGTGTAAGCACTGAATACAGTGTATTCATCTGCTCATCGGTGCCGATAGATATTCGTAAATAGTCACGAATACCTTCCTGGTCAAAGTGGCGGACTAAGATCCCGCGGCTTTTCAGTTTTTCATATAATGCTTTCGCATCCTTGTGCAAAGGCTTCGCAAAGACGAAGTTCGCATCGGAAGGCAATACGTCAAACCCTATTTCTCGCAGAGTTTGCACAGCTGATTCACGCGTGCGAATGACTTTATTCGTACTTTCTGTAAAATACGCATGGTCTTCAAACGCTGCCGTCGCGCCTGCCATAGCGAGGCGGTCGACTGTATAGGAGTTAAATGAATCTTTGATGCGTGTCAAACCAGCAATCAATTCAGGCTGCCCAAGTGCAAATCCGACTCGCAATCCTGCAAGCGCGCGCGATTTCGATGTCGTCTGAATGACCAGCAAGTTATCGTAGCGTCCAATCAGCTTCATCGCAGACGGGCCGGCAAAATCGATATAGGCTTCATCGATAATGACGATTTGATCAGGATTCTGCTGAAGAATTTCTTCGATTACATCCAGTTTTGCATATATACTTGTCGGTGCATTTGGATTCGGTAAAATGACCCCGCCCGGCGAATGGAAGAATTTCTTCTTTGGAAGAGTGAAATCTTCATTCAGCGGCACTTTGTCAAAAGGTATATTGAATAACTTGGCATAAACCGGATAGAAGCTGTAACTGATTGCAGGGAATTTAATCGTTTTACCCGGCTCGAAAAATGCCATAAAAGAAAAGGCTAATACTTCGTCAGAGCCGTTCCCTACGAATACGTTCTCTTTTGTCAGACCGTATGTTTCTGCAATAGCGTGACGAAGCGGATCCGCTGTCGGCGACGGATAGCGCTGCAATGTATTCCCGTTTACTGCTGTTTGTATCGCCTCGAGCACTTTCGGGCTTGGAGGATACGGGCTTTCATTCGTATTCAATTTGATGATGTCCGGCTGATTCAATTGCTCTCCGGGAACATAAGGTTCTGTACGGCGTGCAACTGTGCTCAGAAATCTACTCATTTCGCGGCACTTCCTTTTTCGGGCGTCTTTCGCGCAGCACTTGCTGAACATCTTTCAGATCAACGTCCAAAATATTCATCAATACGAGTGTGTGATAGACAAGGTCAGCGATTTCATTGGATACTTCTTCTTTGTCCGCATTTTTTGCGCCGATTACGACTTCCGTAGATTCCTCTCCAACTTTCTTCAACACTTTGTCAATGCCTTCGTTGAATAAGTATGTGGTGTATGAACCGTCGACCGGATTCGCTTTGCGGTCTGCAATTTCATCAATGACTTCATAAACTACTTCGCGCAAGGATTCTTCTTTTTCCACAGCCGTTGTAAAGAAGCATGTTTTTTCACCCGTGTGACAAGCCGGCCCCTTTGGAGTGACCTGGATTAGTAATGTATCCTGATCACAGTCCACGGAAATACGCTGTACTTGCTGCGTGTTTCCCGAAGTCGCGCCTTTATTCCACAGCTCCTGTCGTGAGCGGCTGTAAAACCACGTTTCATTTGTTTCTATTGTTTTTTCGATAGACTCTTCGTTCATGTAAGCAAGCATTAGGACTTCCCCAGTGCGGTCGTCTTGCACGACTGCAGGAATAAGACCTTTATCGTCGAACTTCAGTGCCTTGATGTCTAGTGTCATTTTAGTCATTCCTAACTGAGATATTTTCTTCTGACAAGTAGTTTTTCAACTCGCGAATATTGATTTCATTGAAGTGGAACACAGACGCTGCCAGTGCCGCATCTGCTTTTCCTTCTGTCAGTACAGCTTTAAAGTGTTCAGGCTTCCCGGCACCGCCGCTCGCGATGATTGGAATATTGACTGCTTCCGCCATCGCACGGTTCAGTTCCAGATTGTATCCGTCTTTTACGCCGTCTTCGTCGATACTGTTCACGACGAGTTCGCCAGCGCCCAGATTTTCCATTTTCTTTGCCCATTCGATTGCATCGATGCCTGTCTCTTCCATACCGCCTTTTGCAAATACAGACCATGTGCCTTCACCTGTTTGACGGACATCCATAGAAAGCATAACACGTTCAGAGCCATACTTATCAGCTACTTCTTTAATCAGTTGCGGATTCGTCAGTGCCGCACTGTTAATGGAAACTTTATTGCCGCCGAGCTCGAATAATTTGTCGACATCTTCCAGTGTACGGATTCCGCCGCCTACGATAAATGGCACTGGAACTTCTTTTGCAATCTCTTCAATTAAATCCAGAAACATGCCGCGGTTTTTCGTCGATGCAGAGATATCATAGAATACGAGTTCATCCGCACCATCGGCTACATATTTTTTTGCCAAAGTCAGGGGATCTGCCACTTCCTGCACGTCCAAAAATTTCTTTCCTTTTACGACTTTACGGTTGTCAACGTCCAAACACGGAATAATTTTTTAGTTACTGACATGACTGTCGTCCCCCAATAATTTTTTTAAGGATAATTTGCCTTCATAAAGCGCTTTTCCAATAATGGCACCATACAAATTGTCTGCCGCTAATTTCTCAATGTCTTCTTCTGTCGATACACCGCCTGATGCGATAATATCGATGGAAGATGCTTCATTCATTATGTTCAGTTCTTCAAAATTTGGACCTTGCAGCATGCCGTCTTTCATAATGTCTGTATAGACGACTGTTTTGACGCCGATTTTCGCCAGGTCCTGCAGCAGATCCACTGCTTTCACATCGCTTGTTTCCGTCCAGCCGTCTGTTGCAACTAACCCATTACGCGCATCAATGGACACAGCAATCTGATCGCCGTATTTTTTCACAGCCTCTTTCAGGAATTCAGGATTCTGAATGGCTGCTGTACCGATGATGACGCGCGCGACGCCGCTTGCGATATGCGAGTCGACAATTTCCATGCTGCGGATTCCGCCGCCTACTTGTACAGGTATGCTGACTGCTTTAGCAATGGCTTCGATTGCTTTTTTGTTGGCAGAATCGCCTGTTTTGGCACCGTCCAGATCTACGACGTGTATGTACTCGGCGCCTTGGCTCTGCCATTCTTGTGCCATGTCTGTCGGTGAGTCGTTATAGATAATTTCCTGTGCGTAGTCACCTTGGATGAGGCGTACGCATTTGCCGCCTCTAATATCGATTGCTGGGAATAAAATCATCAACTAGTCCTCCTAATAAATGAAGTGTGCATTGAGCTTGCTTTGGAGCCGTTGATCTGCGTTCCAGGCGGACGCGTTCGGGAGGGCCCGCCAGGCCGCTGACGCTTCCTTTGGTTGTCTCACTTGTCGGGCTGACCCTCCCCGAGTCGCCTTGCACTCCGATCAACTAATGTACTGTCATAGAATCAAAATCTTATAGAACACAAGATTGTAAGCTTTTTTACAAAGTTCCTTTAGTAGAAGGAACGCCTTTTATGTCCGGATTGACGGTGCTCGCGTCGCGCAGTGCGCGTCCGAAACTTTTGAATACGGATTCGATGATGTGGTGCGTGTTTTTTCCGTAGTTCAAGTTGATGTGTAATGTGATTTTTGCGTTGCTGGTGAAGGCCAGGAAGAATTCTTCTACCAGTTCAGTGTCGAATTCGCCTACTTTGTCTTTCATTCCATCCACATTGAATACTAGGAAGGAGCGGCCGCTGATGTCAATAGAGGCGGTTGACAGTGCTTCGTCCATTGGTGTAGAGACGAGAGCAAAACGTTCGATTCCTTCTTTATTGCCGATGCATTGGCTGAAAGCTTGTCCAAGGACAATGCCGATGTCTTCTACTGAGTGGTGCTGGTCGACTTCGAGATCGCCGTCGCATGTTACTGACAGGTCAAAGCGTCCGTGTTTTGCAAAAGCCGTCAGCATATGATCGAAGAACCCGATGCCTGTGTTAATATCTGTCTTGCCTGTTCCATCCAATGAAAAATCCATTTCAATCGATGTTTCACCTGTTTTACGTGTTAGTTGCTGTCTGCGCATGAATATCCTTCCTTTCGTACCTTGATGGAGTTGGCATGCCCTGTTAATTGCTCGGATTCTGCAAGAGTGATGACATCGTCCGCCACCTCTGCCAACGCGCCCTCGGAATAATAGATGATGCTCGACTTCTTCATGAAGTCATACACGCCCAATGGAGATGAGAATGCCGCAGTTCCGCTCGTTGGCAATGTATGATTCGGTCCTGCCATATAGTCACCCAATGCTTCAGGTGAGTGCTGGCCGAGGAAGATTGCACCGGCATTGCGTATCGCTGCCAGGTGTTCCATCGGATTGTCGATCATCAGCTCCAAATGTTCGGGTGCCAGACGATTCACGACATCAAATGCATCCTCCAATGTATCAACAATAATGACGCGGCCAAATTGCCTGATCGATTGTTCTGCGATTTCTTTACGATCCAGTTCTGCTAATTGACGCTCTATTTCACTTGATAGTTTCTCTGCAAAATCCTCACTTGTCGTAATACACACTGCCGCTGCCCGTTCATCATGCTCTGCCTGCGACAATAAGTCTGCCGCTGCATAAACTGCGTTCGTATTGGCGTCCGCTACGACACAAATTTCACTGGGTCCCGCAATCATATCAATTGCCACGTCACCAAACACCCATTTTTTGGCGCGTGCGACATAAGCATTTCCCGGGCCTGTGATTTTCACGACCTTTTCAATCGATTCCGTTCCATATGCAAGTGCCGCTACTGCTTGTGCACCGCCTACTTTAAAAATACGGCCGACGCCGGCTTCTTTTGCTGCAACCAGGACGTGCGGATTAATCTTGCCGTCACGCTGGGGCGGAGTCACCATGGAAATTCTGCCAACTCCTGCAATGGCGGCTGGCAATGCATTCATCAGGACAGTGGATGGATAAGCTGCTTTTCCGCCCGGCACGTAAATGCCCACACTGTCGATTGGAGTAACTTTTTGGCCAAGCATAATTCCGTCATTTTGATTCAGAAACCAAGATTGCTCTTTTTGTGCTTCGTGATACGCAGTGATGCGCTGCTTCGCCGAACGCAATGCGCGGCGGAAATCTTCTGTCACGGTTTGTTCCGCTTCGGCAATTTCCTCTTCCGTGACGATCAGGCTTTCCAGTTTTACGCCGTCAAAACGTTCAGTGAAATCAAAAACGGCTTTGTCTCCCTCTGAACGCACCCTGTCAATAATGGACAGAACATTTCGGTCGAATTCAAGGTCCGTCTGACTGGAATCATCACGATTACGAAGTTCTTCAATGAATTCTGCCCCGTACATTTTCTTCATGAGCGCACCTCCAGTCCTTCCTTCATATCTTTGATGAATTGTTGGATACTATCTGTTTTCGTCGCGTAACTTGCTTTATTCACAATCAGGCGCGCACTGATATCTGCCATCTCCTGCAGCACAACCAGACCATTCTCTTTTAAGGTAGTTCCCGTTTCCACGATGTCGACAATAACGTCCGACATGCCGATTAATGGCGCAAGTTCGATGGAGCCGTTCAGCTTAATAACTTCTGTACGTATTCCCTTTTTGTCGAAATACTCTTTTGCCACTAACGGATATTTCGATGCAACGGTTAAAAACGGAATATTGTCAACCTGTGTATCAGGGAAACCTGCTACAGCCA
The Sporosarcina sp. P33 genome window above contains:
- the hisIE gene encoding bifunctional phosphoribosyl-AMP cyclohydrolase/phosphoribosyl-ATP diphosphatase HisIE, with amino-acid sequence MTKMTLDIKALKFDDKGLIPAVVQDDRTGEVLMLAYMNEESIEKTIETNETWFYSRSRQELWNKGATSGNTQQVQRISVDCDQDTLLIQVTPKGPACHTGEKTCFFTTAVEKEESLREVVYEVIDEIADRKANPVDGSYTTYLFNEGIDKVLKKVGEESTEVVIGAKNADKEEVSNEIADLVYHTLVLMNILDVDLKDVQQVLRERRPKKEVPRNE
- the hisC gene encoding histidinol-phosphate transaminase, encoding MSRFLSTVARRTEPYVPGEQLNQPDIIKLNTNESPYPPSPKVLEAIQTAVNGNTLQRYPSPTADPLRHAIAETYGLTKENVFVGNGSDEVLAFSFMAFFEPGKTIKFPAISYSFYPVYAKLFNIPFDKVPLNEDFTLPKKKFFHSPGGVILPNPNAPTSIYAKLDVIEEILQQNPDQIVIIDEAYIDFAGPSAMKLIGRYDNLLVIQTTSKSRALAGLRVGFALGQPELIAGLTRIKDSFNSYTVDRLAMAGATAAFEDHAYFTESTNKVIRTRESAVQTLREIGFDVLPSDANFVFAKPLHKDAKALYEKLKSRGILVRHFDQEGIRDYLRISIGTDEQMNTLYSVLTQLNR
- a CDS encoding response regulator transcription factor, which gives rise to MSYQLLVIDDEPQMRDLIRMILEDAGYSVLEASDGIHALSFIKQHDVDLCIVDVMMPYMDGFTFAEELKRSSSIPLIFLSARGEEWDKVQGLKLGGDDYIVKPFLPRELVARIEAVLRRTYRRNPDPLIMQAGPLTINEDSYTAHLDGKPLNLTLKEFGLLLLLVKHKGRAYSREQLLELIWGDDHQSSERTIDTHIKTLRLKLGDAGEMIETVWGIGYKLEDPDE
- the hisA gene encoding 1-(5-phosphoribosyl)-5-[(5-phosphoribosylamino)methylideneamino]imidazole-4-carboxamide isomerase, giving the protein MILFPAIDIRGGKCVRLIQGDYAQEIIYNDSPTDMAQEWQSQGAEYIHVVDLDGAKTGDSANKKAIEAIAKAVSIPVQVGGGIRSMEIVDSHIASGVARVIIGTAAIQNPEFLKEAVKKYGDQIAVSIDARNGLVATDGWTETSDVKAVDLLQDLAKIGVKTVVYTDIMKDGMLQGPNFEELNIMNEASSIDIIASGGVSTEEDIEKLAADNLYGAIIGKALYEGKLSLKKLLGDDSHVSN
- the hisF gene encoding imidazole glycerol phosphate synthase subunit HisF, whose protein sequence is MDVQEVADPLTLAKKYVADGADELVFYDISASTKNRGMFLDLIEEIAKEVPVPFIVGGGIRTLEDVDKLFELGGNKVSINSAALTNPQLIKEVADKYGSERVMLSMDVRQTGEGTWSVFAKGGMEETGIDAIEWAKKMENLGAGELVVNSIDEDGVKDGYNLELNRAMAEAVNIPIIASGGAGKPEHFKAVLTEGKADAALAASVFHFNEINIRELKNYLSEENISVRND
- a CDS encoding cyclic 2,3-diphosphoglycerate synthase, producing the protein MKTKNIIIIGAAGRDFHNFNTYYRNKEEYNVVAFTATQIPDIDGRKYPAELAGELYPEGIPIYSQDQLPELIKELKVDECVFSYSDLSYDKVMGIGAIVNSAGANFTLLGSKATMIKSNKPVISVCAVRTGTGKSQTSRKIIETLLEHDLKVVAIRHPMPYGNLAEQRVQRYATVEDFKKHKCTIEEMEEYEPHVDRGNIIYAGVDYQDILDAAENDPDGCDVILWDGGNNDFSFYEPDLAITVLDPHRPGHELKYYPGEVCLRTTDVSIINKIDSASEEAIETVENNIKFAAPDSTIIKAESKITVDNPEIIKGKRVLIVEDGPTLTHGEMKLGAGVIAAQRLGAAEIVDPRPYAVGSLITTFDKYQHIENILPAMGYGDQQLKDLEATINAADVDAVIIGTPMDLSRVITINKPCTRVYYDLKEVGSPNLETVLADFIEKHNLSATNV
- a CDS encoding SCO family protein; amino-acid sequence: MKRLVPFMLLLTLLIGGCSEPLERGKHVREFSFTDQDGKPFHSESLNGTPWIADFIFTNCTTICSTLTSEMADVQKDLKDRGIDVNFVSFSVDPENDTPRALKDYIANFTEDESNWHLLTGYSQQEIEAFAREEFQSFVLKHESSTQVVHGTNFYLLDGEGYIIKEYNFSNESFKEELAADLKRLKH
- the rlmN gene encoding 23S rRNA (adenine(2503)-C(2))-methyltransferase RlmN encodes the protein MKKSIYGLTIEQLTNFFIENGQQKFRAAQVWDWLYKKRVLSFDEMKNISQETRNLLDENFSIQTLEQTVKQVSQDGTVKFLFKMTDGNLIETVLMKFPYGYSVCVTTQVGCNIGCSFCASGLLRKNRDLDAGEIVGQIMKVQEHLDGKGEEERVSHIVVMGIGEPFDNYTNLMNFLHIVNDQKGLSIGARHITVSTSGLTEKIKEFADENIQINLAVSLHAPNNELRSSIMKINKAFPIEKLMDSINYYLEKTNRRITFEYILLRDVNDHVKEAEELGRLLADKRHLSYVNLIPYNPVDEHGQYQRSEPQAIKSFYEALKRKGINCGVRLENGTDIDAACGQLRSKQIKTAKKQPVGE
- the hisB gene encoding imidazoleglycerol-phosphate dehydratase HisB — protein: MRRQQLTRKTGETSIEMDFSLDGTGKTDINTGIGFFDHMLTAFAKHGRFDLSVTCDGDLEVDQHHSVEDIGIVLGQAFSQCIGNKEGIERFALVSTPMDEALSTASIDISGRSFLVFNVDGMKDKVGEFDTELVEEFFLAFTSNAKITLHINLNYGKNTHHIIESVFKSFGRALRDASTVNPDIKGVPSTKGTL
- a CDS encoding cell wall metabolism sensor histidine kinase WalK; the encoded protein is MNNLNLSKKMMIVFLGSITCTILFSFFFIHYLYTDLYKEQIKESIMYQGSRTAAHYHYGELSDSIIEKIQWYNIVSEYEIIVVDRLDDLTSYFPYQLDYQSLINDSDEKSLEMGQPVMKEGFVEELNREIFGGIFPIKGENGLIGFIYIYVPLAAIQDVFHDSLPLMLLVGSAFFLILFYILQRVWRSLFEPLQTLQTYSEEVSKGDYSNRLNTDRTDEIGKLSAAFDSMSRSLEEQDQRKKDFTSNIVHELRTPLTYISGYAQLSRDKIDASPEEVKQYLSTIEKETERLKKLIHDLVELNHLEQDLYTLEHEPIAIAQLLLDTLELFTVRLRDKGIQLQTAIDEECIVEGDPKRLQQVFYNTIDNAAKYAEHSISIDLTATKSGVQYRITNDGITIEDEDVERIGERFFRTDKARNRTTGGTGLGLSIVKEIVRLHKGSFTISNKMNETTVTIELAEQNQRSES